The following coding sequences are from one Sphingobium sp. V4 window:
- a CDS encoding MaoC family dehydratase has product MAGRHFDQWMIGDTVAHDIRRTVTETDNLLFTTMTHNPQPLHLDAEFAKASEFGQILVNGTFTFALMIGLSVGDTTLGTLVANLGYDKLVMPKPVFIGDTLRCETEVTDLKPSKSRPGAGIVTFTHRLLNQRDEVVCQCLRMALLQGSGA; this is encoded by the coding sequence ATGGCCGGACGACATTTCGATCAATGGATGATAGGCGACACCGTCGCCCATGACATACGCCGCACCGTGACGGAGACGGACAATCTCCTCTTCACGACGATGACCCACAATCCCCAGCCGCTGCATCTCGACGCCGAGTTCGCAAAGGCCAGCGAGTTCGGCCAGATCCTCGTCAACGGCACCTTCACCTTCGCGCTGATGATCGGCCTGTCGGTCGGCGACACGACGCTCGGCACGCTGGTCGCCAATCTGGGCTATGACAAGCTGGTCATGCCCAAGCCGGTCTTCATCGGCGACACGCTGCGCTGCGAAACCGAGGTCACCGACCTTAAGCCCAGCAAGTCGCGCCCCGGCGCGGGCATCGTCACCTTCACCCATCGCCTGCTCAACCAGCGCGACGAGGTTGTGTGCCAATGCCTGCGCATGGCGCTGCTCCAGGGCAGCGGCGCCTGA
- a CDS encoding acetyl/propionyl/methylcrotonyl-CoA carboxylase subunit alpha, translated as MISSLLIANRGEIACRIIRTARRMGIRTIAVYSDADANALHVRFADDAVHIGPSPARESYLVGEKIIAAARATGARAIHPGYGFLSENAEFAQAVIDAGLIWVGPDPSSITAMGLKDAAKKLMQDAGVPTTPGYLGEDQSPERLAAEAEAIGYPVLIKAVAGGGGKGMRKVDNAGDFADALASCRREAASSFGNDAVLLEKWITNPRHIEVQVFGDRHRNIVHLFERDCSLQRRHQKVIEEAPAPGMTEFTRAAICDAAVRAARAVNYVGAGTIEFIADGSAGYLKADRVWFMEMNTRLQVEHPVTEEITGQDLVEWQLRVAAGEPLPKKQQELSINGHAIEARLYAEDPAKGFLPSTGRLEQFELDGSVRIDTGVYQGATISPFYDPMIAKMIAHGSHREGAREDLIRALNDSSIWPVRTNSAFLMKLLDHPDFVSGSVDTGLIERAGDSLMPPSMPSDEALSDAAQQYGRQALAGFRLNAPTQQRIIIAVNGQTMPVHMPIFDHVYQTPLAGPVEPPCASWLSEEGQTWRVEPIRVSGAASGAASDGAILSPMPGRIIAVMVAAGDKVAKGHKLLTLEAMKMEHSLIAPFEGIVAELDAEEGGQVSEGVLLAKIVKIDDHD; from the coding sequence ATGATCTCTTCCCTTCTCATCGCCAATCGTGGCGAGATCGCCTGCCGGATCATCCGCACGGCGCGCCGCATGGGCATTCGCACCATTGCCGTCTATTCGGATGCCGACGCCAATGCCCTGCATGTCCGTTTCGCTGACGACGCCGTACATATCGGCCCCTCTCCTGCGCGCGAATCCTATCTGGTCGGCGAGAAGATCATCGCCGCCGCCAGGGCCACTGGGGCCCGGGCGATCCATCCCGGCTATGGCTTCCTCAGCGAAAATGCCGAGTTCGCCCAGGCAGTCATCGACGCCGGTCTCATCTGGGTCGGACCCGACCCGTCGAGCATCACCGCCATGGGCCTCAAGGATGCAGCCAAGAAGCTGATGCAGGACGCGGGCGTTCCGACCACGCCGGGCTATCTGGGCGAGGACCAGTCGCCCGAACGGCTCGCGGCGGAAGCCGAAGCGATCGGCTATCCCGTCCTCATAAAGGCGGTGGCCGGTGGCGGCGGCAAGGGGATGCGCAAGGTGGACAACGCCGGCGACTTTGCCGACGCACTCGCATCCTGCCGGCGCGAGGCGGCCTCCAGCTTCGGCAATGATGCGGTCCTGCTGGAAAAATGGATCACCAACCCGCGCCATATCGAGGTGCAGGTGTTCGGTGACCGTCATCGCAACATCGTCCATCTGTTCGAACGCGACTGTTCGCTCCAGCGCCGCCATCAGAAGGTGATCGAGGAAGCCCCCGCGCCGGGCATGACCGAATTTACCCGCGCCGCGATCTGCGATGCGGCCGTGCGCGCGGCTAGAGCAGTCAACTATGTGGGCGCGGGGACGATCGAGTTCATCGCCGACGGGTCGGCCGGATATCTCAAGGCCGATCGTGTGTGGTTCATGGAAATGAACACAAGGCTTCAGGTCGAACATCCCGTGACGGAGGAAATTACGGGGCAGGATCTGGTCGAATGGCAGCTCCGCGTCGCTGCGGGCGAACCCCTGCCGAAGAAGCAGCAGGAGCTGTCCATCAACGGCCATGCGATCGAGGCGCGCCTCTATGCGGAAGATCCCGCCAAGGGATTCCTGCCTTCGACCGGCCGGCTGGAGCAGTTCGAACTCGACGGCAGCGTCCGCATCGACACGGGCGTATATCAGGGCGCGACCATTTCACCCTTCTACGATCCGATGATCGCCAAGATGATCGCCCATGGAAGCCACCGCGAAGGCGCGAGAGAGGATCTGATCCGCGCGCTGAACGACAGTAGTATCTGGCCGGTGCGAACCAACAGCGCGTTCCTCATGAAGCTGCTGGATCATCCGGATTTTGTTTCAGGGTCGGTCGACACGGGCCTGATCGAGCGGGCAGGCGATTCCTTGATGCCGCCGTCCATGCCTTCCGACGAAGCCCTGTCGGACGCCGCACAGCAATATGGTCGGCAGGCGCTGGCAGGGTTCCGCCTGAATGCGCCCACGCAGCAGCGCATCATAATTGCCGTCAATGGGCAAACCATGCCCGTCCACATGCCGATCTTCGACCATGTGTACCAGACGCCGCTTGCCGGTCCTGTGGAACCACCGTGCGCTTCCTGGCTGAGCGAGGAGGGGCAGACATGGCGTGTAGAACCGATCAGGGTGTCGGGCGCGGCATCGGGCGCCGCATCGGACGGGGCGATCCTCTCACCCATGCCCGGCCGCATCATCGCCGTCATGGTGGCGGCCGGGGACAAGGTCGCCAAGGGGCATAAATTGTTGACGCTCGAGGCCATGAAGATGGAGCATAGTCTGATCGCGCCGTTCGAGGGCATCGTTGCGGAACTCGACGCCGAAGAAGGCGGACAGGTCAGCGAAGGCGTGCTGCTGGCGAAGATCGTGAAGATTGACGATCACGACTGA
- a CDS encoding carboxyl transferase domain-containing protein, whose amino-acid sequence MTAPVLDTKLAPDSESFRANAAHNRALAEELREKVAAAARGGSHAAREKHVARGKLLPRDRVERLLDPGSPFLEIGQLAANGMYHDEVPGAGIIAGIGRVSGRQVMVACNDATVKGGTYYPLSVKKHLRAQEIALENRLPCIYLVDSGGANLPNQAEVFPDRDHFGRIFYNQANLSARGIPQIACVMGSCTAGGAYVPAMSDETVIVRNQGTIFLAGPPLVQAATGEIISAEDLGGGDLHGRKSGVVDHVAENDDHAITIVRDIVSTLQPDRKADLNLRDPRPPRYDAIDLYGIIPDDVRAPYDVREIIARIVDASEFHEFKPLYGTTLVCGFAHIWGMPVAILANNGVLFSESALKGAHFIELACQRRIPLLFLQNISGFMVGGKYEAEGIAKNGAKLVTAVATAQVPKVTVLIGGSFGAGNYGMCGRAYQPRFLFTWPNARISVMGGEQAASVLATVHRDAAKWTPDEAEAFKAPIRQKYEHEGNPYYATARLWDDGVIDPVQTRDVLGLAFAAALNAPVEERAQFGIFRM is encoded by the coding sequence ATGACCGCCCCTGTCCTCGACACCAAGCTGGCGCCCGACAGCGAGAGCTTCCGCGCCAATGCCGCGCACAACCGCGCGCTGGCGGAGGAATTGCGCGAAAAAGTCGCAGCCGCCGCGCGGGGGGGATCACACGCCGCCCGCGAGAAGCATGTCGCGCGCGGCAAGCTGCTGCCCCGCGACCGGGTCGAGCGGCTGCTCGATCCCGGCTCGCCATTCCTGGAAATCGGCCAACTCGCGGCCAATGGCATGTATCATGATGAAGTGCCCGGCGCCGGCATCATAGCCGGCATCGGCCGCGTGTCGGGGCGACAGGTGATGGTCGCGTGCAACGACGCCACGGTAAAGGGCGGCACCTATTATCCGCTGAGCGTCAAGAAGCATCTGCGTGCGCAGGAAATAGCGCTCGAAAACCGCCTGCCCTGCATCTATCTGGTCGACAGCGGCGGCGCCAACCTGCCCAACCAGGCGGAGGTGTTTCCCGACCGCGACCATTTCGGCCGCATCTTCTACAATCAGGCGAACCTCAGCGCGCGGGGCATCCCCCAGATCGCCTGCGTCATGGGGAGTTGCACGGCGGGCGGCGCCTATGTCCCCGCCATGTCGGACGAGACGGTGATCGTGCGCAATCAGGGCACCATCTTCCTTGCCGGTCCGCCGCTGGTGCAGGCCGCCACCGGCGAAATCATATCGGCCGAGGATCTGGGCGGCGGCGACCTGCATGGCCGCAAGTCGGGCGTGGTCGACCATGTCGCGGAAAATGACGACCATGCGATCACCATCGTGCGCGACATCGTATCGACGCTCCAGCCCGATCGCAAAGCCGATCTCAACCTGCGCGATCCCCGCCCGCCCAGATATGACGCCATTGATCTCTACGGCATCATCCCCGACGATGTCCGCGCCCCCTATGATGTACGCGAAATCATCGCCCGCATCGTCGACGCCAGCGAATTCCACGAGTTCAAGCCGCTCTATGGCACGACTTTGGTCTGCGGCTTCGCCCATATCTGGGGGATGCCGGTCGCGATCCTGGCCAATAACGGCGTACTTTTCAGCGAAAGTGCACTCAAGGGCGCGCATTTCATCGAACTGGCCTGCCAGCGCCGCATTCCCCTTCTCTTCCTCCAGAATATCTCAGGCTTCATGGTCGGCGGCAAATATGAGGCGGAGGGCATCGCCAAGAATGGCGCCAAGCTCGTCACCGCCGTCGCTACGGCGCAGGTACCCAAGGTCACCGTGCTGATCGGCGGCAGCTTCGGCGCGGGCAATTACGGCATGTGCGGTAGGGCCTATCAGCCGCGCTTCCTCTTCACCTGGCCCAACGCCCGGATCAGCGTGATGGGCGGAGAGCAGGCAGCAAGCGTGCTGGCAACCGTTCACCGCGATGCGGCCAAATGGACGCCGGACGAGGCCGAAGCCTTCAAGGCGCCGATCCGCCAGAAATATGAGCATGAAGGCAATCCCTATTACGCCACCGCGCGGCTGTGGGACGACGGCGTCATCGACCCGGTTCAGACGCGCGACGTCCTCGGCCTCGCCTTCGCCGCGGCGCTGAACGCGCCGGTGGAAGAACGGGCGCAATTCGGCATTTTCAGGATGTAA
- a CDS encoding isovaleryl-CoA dehydrogenase produces MSNFDFALGETADMIRDSTARFAADRIAPLAAEIDAKDWFPRELWPEMGALGLHGITVEEAFGGLGLGYLEHVVAQEEVARASASIGLSYGAHSNLCVNQIRRWGNAEQKARYLPRLISGEHVGSLAMSEAGAGSDVVSMKLKAERKGDRYILNGTKFWITNAAYADTLVVYAKTGEGSKGITTFLIEKDMKGFSIGQKIDKMGMRGSPTAELIFDDCEVPEENIMGALNDGAAILMSGLDYERTVLAGIQLGIMQACLDTVVPYVRERQQFGKPIGAFQLMQAKVADMYVALNSARAYVYAVARACDAGKTTRFDAAGAILLASENAMKVALDAVQALGGAGYTKDWPVERYMRDAKLLDIGAGTNEIRRMLIGRELIGA; encoded by the coding sequence ATGAGCAATTTCGACTTCGCCCTGGGCGAGACCGCGGACATGATCCGCGACAGCACCGCCCGCTTCGCTGCCGACCGGATTGCCCCGCTCGCAGCGGAGATCGACGCGAAGGACTGGTTTCCCCGCGAACTCTGGCCCGAAATGGGCGCACTCGGCCTGCACGGGATCACCGTCGAGGAGGCGTTTGGCGGCCTGGGCCTCGGCTATCTGGAGCATGTCGTCGCGCAGGAGGAAGTCGCTCGCGCCTCCGCCTCGATCGGCCTTTCCTACGGCGCCCACTCGAACCTCTGCGTCAACCAGATCCGCCGCTGGGGCAATGCGGAGCAGAAGGCGCGCTACCTGCCGAGACTCATCTCCGGCGAGCATGTCGGCAGCCTCGCCATGTCGGAGGCAGGAGCCGGGTCCGACGTCGTTTCGATGAAGCTGAAGGCGGAAAGGAAGGGCGATCGCTACATCCTCAACGGCACGAAGTTCTGGATCACCAATGCCGCCTATGCCGACACGCTGGTCGTCTACGCCAAGACCGGCGAAGGATCGAAAGGCATCACCACCTTCCTGATCGAGAAGGATATGAAGGGCTTTTCCATCGGGCAGAAGATCGACAAGATGGGGATGCGCGGCTCTCCCACCGCCGAGCTGATCTTCGACGATTGCGAGGTGCCGGAAGAGAATATCATGGGGGCGCTCAATGACGGCGCGGCCATCCTGATGTCGGGGCTGGACTATGAACGCACCGTTCTTGCCGGCATTCAGCTTGGCATCATGCAAGCCTGTCTCGACACTGTCGTCCCCTATGTCCGCGAACGCCAGCAGTTCGGAAAGCCGATCGGCGCCTTCCAGCTTATGCAGGCCAAGGTCGCCGACATGTATGTCGCGCTCAATTCGGCGCGCGCCTATGTCTATGCGGTCGCTCGCGCCTGTGACGCCGGAAAGACGACCCGCTTCGACGCCGCTGGCGCGATCCTGCTGGCATCGGAGAATGCGATGAAGGTCGCGCTGGATGCGGTACAGGCGCTGGGCGGCGCGGGCTACACCAAGGACTGGCCGGTCGAACGCTATATGCGCGACGCCAAGCTGCTGGACATCGGAGCAGGCACCAACGAGATTCGCCGGATGCTCATCGGTCGCGAGTTGATCGGCGCATGA
- a CDS encoding LysR family transcriptional regulator: MIERYQLRYFLAVVDQGNFSRAAAHCNVAQPTLSVGIAKLERALGGPLFLRSGHRVELTQAGSRLLAHARRIEGEFNLAQQAMAGTAQGPLTRMGVLKSLPGATIGAIAREARRIDPSARLELVEGTERELLGHVARGRVDCALTLVERGSDRFLEEPLRQEGYALAVPLDHPAAAQASVAAETLNEDVMIVRRHCEALSETSRFFTERGVRPHFAYRSVNDERVMQMVAAGIGITLMPECYQAGDVARPRLAGFDLRRTIGLVYAATAEALAASPSAMVKASRALLGG; the protein is encoded by the coding sequence ATGATAGAACGCTATCAGCTCCGTTATTTCCTGGCCGTGGTCGATCAGGGCAATTTTTCGCGCGCGGCGGCACATTGCAATGTCGCGCAGCCCACATTGTCGGTCGGCATCGCCAAGCTGGAACGCGCGCTGGGCGGCCCCTTGTTCCTGCGTTCGGGGCATCGGGTCGAACTGACGCAGGCAGGATCGCGCCTGCTGGCCCATGCACGGCGGATCGAGGGCGAGTTCAACCTGGCGCAACAGGCGATGGCGGGCACGGCGCAGGGTCCGCTGACGCGCATGGGGGTGCTGAAAAGTCTGCCCGGCGCGACCATAGGCGCCATCGCGCGGGAAGCTCGCCGGATCGACCCGTCGGCACGGCTCGAACTGGTGGAGGGGACGGAGCGCGAACTGCTGGGCCATGTCGCGCGGGGGCGGGTCGATTGCGCGCTGACCCTGGTGGAGCGGGGGAGCGACCGCTTCCTCGAGGAGCCGTTGCGGCAGGAGGGCTATGCGCTTGCCGTTCCGCTCGATCATCCGGCCGCGGCGCAGGCATCCGTCGCAGCCGAGACGCTCAACGAGGATGTCATGATTGTGCGGCGCCATTGCGAGGCGCTGTCGGAAACCAGCCGCTTCTTCACTGAGCGCGGCGTCCGGCCGCATTTCGCCTATCGGTCGGTCAATGACGAGCGGGTTATGCAGATGGTCGCCGCGGGCATCGGGATCACATTGATGCCTGAATGCTATCAGGCGGGCGACGTCGCCCGGCCCAGGCTGGCCGGCTTTGACCTGCGGCGGACGATCGGCCTGGTCTACGCCGCGACGGCCGAGGCACTCGCCGCATCGCCGTCCGCGATGGTGAAGGCGTCGCGCGCGCTGTTGGGCGGATGA
- a CDS encoding glycoside hydrolase family 97 protein, with amino-acid sequence MFTLAMLAATPAVAQQARPSVSATSPDGSITLSVTTDNDSRPTWSLSRKGKLLIAPSKLGFILTDGLNMVRGFSIAGSEKGSSKETWEQPWGERRFVTDDHNELLVRFKQSDVQGARLMNVRFRLFDDGVGFRYELPDQPNLKTMKIADETTEFDIAPKGMAWWIPGGEWNRYEQVYQNSPIDAVSTAHTPITMRLDDGTHLSFHEAALVDYSAYWLKRASGQTFRTTLSPSSRGPRVIRDLPFNTPWRAIRIADDAAGLVENDLELNLNEPNKLGDVSWFQPAKYIGIWWGMIRGDWSWAEGPKHGATTARTKQYIDFAAKHGFRGVLVEGWDKGWNGDWFGHGDEFSYTQSTPDFDLPGLAAYAKRKGVHLIGHHETGGNIANYEAQLDDAMKLYGGLGVDVVKTGYVADMGGIIAPGDTPGETRMEYHDGQRMAQHHLRVVETAAKYKVAVNAHEPIKDTGLRRTYPNWVGREGARGMEYNAWGQFANGPDHEPTLVYTRMLSGPMDFTPGILSLEGAEHVPLASTLAKQLGLYLALYSPIQMAADFVETLAKYPKELDFITKVPADWAESHLIAGEVGDYAIFARKDRKSENWYVGGVNDATARTVTLNFDYLEPGKSYTATIYKDGDGATYLTDARHKIAYETRTIRKGDRYDLWLAPGGGAAMRLVAAAK; translated from the coding sequence ATGTTCACGCTCGCCATGCTTGCGGCCACGCCCGCTGTCGCGCAGCAGGCCAGGCCTTCTGTCTCAGCGACCTCGCCGGACGGCAGCATCACGCTCTCCGTCACAACCGACAATGACAGCCGACCCACCTGGTCCTTGTCGCGCAAGGGCAAGTTGCTGATTGCGCCGTCGAAGCTGGGTTTCATCCTGACCGACGGCCTCAACATGGTGCGCGGCTTTTCGATCGCCGGATCGGAAAAAGGCAGCAGCAAGGAGACATGGGAACAGCCGTGGGGCGAACGCCGTTTCGTCACGGACGATCATAATGAGCTGCTGGTCCGCTTCAAGCAGTCGGACGTGCAGGGCGCGCGTCTGATGAATGTCCGGTTCCGCCTGTTCGATGACGGCGTCGGCTTCCGCTATGAGCTGCCCGATCAGCCCAATCTCAAAACGATGAAGATCGCGGATGAAACGACCGAGTTCGACATCGCGCCCAAGGGGATGGCCTGGTGGATTCCGGGCGGCGAATGGAACCGTTATGAACAGGTCTACCAGAACAGCCCGATCGATGCGGTATCGACCGCGCACACGCCCATCACCATGCGGCTGGACGACGGCACGCATCTGAGCTTCCATGAGGCGGCATTGGTCGATTATTCGGCCTATTGGCTGAAGCGTGCATCGGGCCAGACCTTCCGCACCACCCTGTCGCCATCCTCGCGCGGACCGCGCGTGATCCGCGACCTGCCCTTCAACACCCCCTGGCGGGCCATCCGCATCGCCGACGACGCGGCCGGGCTGGTCGAAAACGACCTGGAACTGAACCTCAACGAACCCAACAAGCTGGGTGACGTCAGCTGGTTCCAGCCGGCCAAATATATCGGCATCTGGTGGGGGATGATCCGCGGCGACTGGAGTTGGGCCGAAGGGCCGAAACATGGCGCCACCACCGCGCGGACGAAGCAATATATCGACTTCGCGGCCAAGCATGGCTTCCGCGGCGTGCTGGTCGAAGGCTGGGACAAGGGCTGGAACGGCGACTGGTTCGGCCATGGCGATGAATTCAGCTACACCCAGTCGACGCCGGACTTCGACCTGCCGGGCCTTGCCGCATACGCGAAGAGGAAGGGCGTTCACCTGATCGGCCATCATGAGACCGGCGGCAATATCGCCAATTATGAAGCGCAGCTGGATGATGCGATGAAGCTCTACGGCGGGCTTGGCGTCGATGTGGTGAAGACGGGCTATGTCGCGGACATGGGCGGCATTATCGCGCCCGGAGACACGCCGGGCGAGACGCGCATGGAGTATCATGACGGGCAGCGGATGGCGCAGCACCATCTGCGCGTCGTGGAAACGGCGGCGAAATACAAGGTCGCTGTCAATGCACATGAGCCGATCAAGGATACGGGCTTGCGCCGGACCTATCCCAACTGGGTCGGACGCGAGGGCGCGCGCGGGATGGAATATAATGCCTGGGGCCAATTCGCGAACGGCCCGGACCATGAACCGACATTGGTCTACACAAGGATGCTGTCCGGGCCGATGGACTTCACGCCCGGCATACTCAGCCTGGAGGGGGCGGAGCATGTGCCGCTGGCATCCACGCTGGCCAAGCAGCTCGGACTCTACCTCGCTCTCTATTCGCCGATCCAGATGGCGGCGGACTTTGTCGAGACGCTCGCCAAATATCCGAAGGAACTGGACTTCATCACAAAGGTGCCGGCAGACTGGGCGGAAAGCCATCTGATCGCCGGCGAGGTGGGCGATTATGCCATCTTCGCGCGCAAGGATCGCAAGAGCGAGAACTGGTATGTCGGCGGTGTCAACGATGCGACCGCACGGACGGTAACGCTGAATTTCGACTATCTGGAGCCGGGCAAGAGCTACACCGCCACCATTTACAAGGATGGCGACGGCGCGACCTACCTGACCGATGCCCGGCACAAGATCGCCTATGAGACGCGGACCATCCGCAAGGGCGACCGCTATGACCTCTGGCTCGCGCCAGGCGGCGGCGCGGCGATGCGGCTGGTCGCCGCAGCGAAATAA
- a CDS encoding alpha-glucosidase, with protein sequence MTLATTSTDQPWWKGAVIYQIYPRSFQDSNHDGIGDLNGITERLEHIARLGADAIWISPFFTSPMRDFGYDIADYCDVDPIFGTLADFDALVARAHELGLKVTIDQVYAHTSDLHDWFRDSRARRTGDKADWYVWADPKADGTPPSNWQSVFGGPAWTWDARRGQYYMHQFLSSQPQLNVHNGAVQDALLGAMRFWLDRGVDGFRLDALNHSMHDPLLRDNPPAPDTGKPRTRPFDFQTKTYSQSHPGVVDFIKRIRTLCDEYGAIFTVAEVGGDLSEREMKAYTEGEAHLNSAYGFNFLYADKLTPKLVADTVARWPDEPGMGWPSWAFENHDAPRALSRWCAPEDRDAFARMKMALLVALRGNAILYQGEELGLTQVDIPFERLQDPEAIANWPLTLSRDGARTPLPWAADATQAGFSTVDPWLPHGEDHLALAVDAQEADPASLLNHSRAMLALRRENPALRLGSLEIIVADEARLVFRRRVAEQSMLCVFNLSGEALEWPLDKAVIGMANVCINGADNGSLPPYGAVLIEESN encoded by the coding sequence ATGACGCTTGCGACGACATCGACCGATCAGCCCTGGTGGAAGGGTGCGGTGATCTACCAGATCTATCCGCGCAGCTTCCAGGACAGCAATCATGACGGCATCGGCGACCTCAATGGCATCACCGAGCGATTGGAGCATATCGCGCGGCTGGGCGCTGACGCGATCTGGATTTCACCCTTCTTCACCTCGCCGATGCGCGACTTCGGCTATGACATTGCCGATTATTGCGATGTCGATCCGATTTTCGGCACGCTGGCCGATTTCGATGCGCTGGTGGCGCGGGCGCACGAATTGGGGCTGAAGGTCACGATCGACCAGGTCTATGCCCACACATCCGATCTCCACGACTGGTTCCGGGACAGTCGCGCGCGCCGGACTGGCGACAAGGCCGACTGGTATGTCTGGGCCGATCCAAAGGCCGACGGCACCCCGCCCAGCAACTGGCAGTCGGTGTTCGGCGGTCCGGCCTGGACCTGGGACGCACGGCGCGGGCAATATTATATGCACCAGTTTCTGAGCAGCCAGCCGCAGCTCAATGTCCACAACGGAGCAGTGCAGGATGCGTTGCTGGGCGCCATGCGCTTCTGGCTGGACCGGGGCGTCGATGGGTTCCGGCTCGACGCGCTCAACCATTCCATGCATGACCCGTTGCTGCGCGACAATCCGCCCGCGCCAGACACCGGCAAGCCGCGCACCCGCCCCTTCGACTTCCAGACCAAGACCTATAGCCAGTCGCATCCCGGCGTCGTCGACTTCATCAAGCGCATCCGCACGCTGTGCGACGAATATGGCGCGATCTTCACCGTGGCCGAGGTCGGCGGCGACCTGTCAGAGAGGGAGATGAAGGCCTATACGGAAGGCGAAGCCCATCTCAACAGCGCCTATGGGTTCAACTTCCTCTACGCCGACAAACTGACGCCGAAGCTGGTGGCGGATACGGTCGCGCGCTGGCCCGACGAGCCGGGGATGGGCTGGCCGAGCTGGGCCTTCGAAAATCACGACGCACCCCGCGCGCTTTCACGATGGTGTGCGCCCGAAGATCGGGACGCCTTCGCGCGCATGAAGATGGCGCTGCTGGTCGCGCTGCGCGGCAACGCGATCCTGTACCAGGGCGAGGAATTGGGCCTCACCCAGGTCGATATTCCGTTCGAGCGGCTTCAGGATCCAGAAGCGATCGCCAACTGGCCGCTGACCCTGTCGCGCGACGGCGCACGCACGCCACTGCCCTGGGCCGCCGACGCGACACAGGCGGGTTTCTCGACAGTGGACCCCTGGCTGCCCCATGGCGAGGATCATCTGGCGCTGGCGGTCGATGCGCAGGAAGCCGACCCCGCGTCGTTGCTCAATCACAGCCGCGCAATGCTGGCGCTGCGCAGGGAGAATCCGGCGCTGCGACTGGGCAGCCTGGAGATCATCGTGGCTGATGAGGCGCGGCTGGTGTTTCGCCGGCGCGTCGCGGAACAATCCATGCTCTGCGTCTTCAACCTGTCCGGCGAGGCCCTCGAATGGCCGCTTGACAAGGCTGTCATAGGAATGGCAAACGTTTGCATCAATGGAGCCGACAATGGCTCGCTCCCGCCCTATGGCGCGGTTCTGATCGAGGAGAGCAACTGA